A window from Methylococcus mesophilus encodes these proteins:
- the yjgA gene encoding ribosome biogenesis factor YjgA, translating into MQDDFDDLDDSAEEEGYGRRRSHAKMKRESAELLELGRELVLLPQERLDRLALPEQVAEAVRLGRTISAHGALKRQIKYIGKLLRQIDADPIRSALDDMKSDSAVAARRQHRIEQWRDRLIAEGDEAVNALAGEFPGADRQLFRKLVRGAREEREQAKPPRHARQLFQEIRHLLADAAAAPE; encoded by the coding sequence ATGCAAGACGATTTCGACGACCTCGACGACTCCGCAGAGGAAGAAGGTTACGGCCGCCGCCGCAGCCACGCGAAAATGAAGCGCGAGAGCGCGGAACTGCTGGAACTGGGCCGGGAACTGGTCCTGCTGCCGCAGGAAAGGCTGGATCGGCTGGCGCTGCCGGAACAAGTCGCGGAGGCGGTCCGCCTGGGGAGGACCATCAGCGCACACGGCGCGCTGAAGCGCCAGATCAAGTACATCGGCAAGTTGCTCCGCCAGATCGACGCCGACCCGATCCGCAGCGCCCTGGACGACATGAAGAGCGACAGCGCAGTGGCAGCCAGGCGGCAGCACCGGATCGAACAATGGCGCGACCGCCTGATCGCCGAAGGCGACGAAGCCGTCAATGCGCTGGCGGGCGAGTTTCCCGGCGCGGACCGTCAGTTGTTCAGGAAGCTGGTCCGCGGAGCCCGGGAGGAACGGGAGCAGGCCAAACCTCCGCGCCATGCCCGCCAGTTGTTCCAGGAAATCCGCCACCTGCTGGCGGATGCGGCCGCAGCCCCAGAATGA
- a CDS encoding DUF4389 domain-containing protein has protein sequence MPDETFERPAITGIGRRLVFMVFFMVVLGAVRFVFWAIVAFQFLSHLFTGGVNPNAVRSGARLAEYIYRIMLFLTYQTEAMPFPFGERADRPSGQGR, from the coding sequence ATGCCTGACGAAACTTTCGAACGTCCTGCGATCACCGGGATCGGCCGACGCCTGGTCTTCATGGTGTTTTTCATGGTGGTGCTGGGGGCGGTCCGGTTCGTGTTCTGGGCCATCGTCGCCTTCCAGTTCCTGAGCCATCTGTTCACCGGCGGCGTCAATCCCAATGCCGTCAGGAGCGGCGCCAGATTGGCCGAATACATTTACCGGATCATGCTGTTCCTCACCTACCAGACCGAGGCCATGCCGTTCCCGTTCGGAGAGCGCGCGGATCGGCCTTCCGGGCAGGGCCGCTAG
- a CDS encoding DUF2333 family protein gives MAASPKRPGLLKTFFGSILRAFHPRTMREKGLAWTVGVLTILVLGVFLAIAEYWGEEPEEFDVLASAIQDAGVKNSRELPLGYTYATTLIDIGETLLYKPGGFLVNDMFPPGVFEDNMPMWEYGALTALRDATSALRNHIARAQSQSKEDPDLAQAEPFFYFDHTSWQLPSSESEYQKGIEAMVRYRARLMKREASFFSRADNLRQYLEILEKRLGSLSNRLSASAGDMSQMSADERRGVVTKTSWWNVDDIFFEARGYSWAAIHVLKAIEFDFRDILGNKTALVSLQSIIHELEDGQAPFLSPIILNGDGFGIFANYSLTLANYIARANAATIDLRNLLQQG, from the coding sequence ATGGCTGCGTCACCCAAACGTCCAGGTCTGCTGAAGACTTTCTTCGGCAGCATCCTCCGCGCGTTCCATCCGCGCACCATGCGTGAGAAGGGCCTGGCGTGGACCGTGGGCGTGCTGACGATTTTGGTGCTGGGCGTTTTCCTGGCGATCGCCGAGTATTGGGGCGAAGAGCCGGAAGAGTTCGATGTGCTCGCTTCGGCCATTCAGGATGCGGGCGTCAAGAATTCCCGCGAATTGCCGCTGGGCTACACCTATGCGACCACGCTCATCGACATCGGCGAAACCCTGCTCTACAAGCCGGGTGGATTCCTGGTCAACGACATGTTCCCGCCGGGCGTTTTCGAGGACAACATGCCGATGTGGGAGTACGGAGCGCTGACCGCGCTGCGCGACGCGACCTCGGCCCTGCGCAACCACATCGCCCGCGCCCAGTCCCAGTCCAAGGAAGATCCGGATCTGGCCCAGGCGGAACCGTTCTTCTATTTCGATCACACATCCTGGCAGTTGCCTTCCTCCGAGTCGGAATACCAGAAGGGGATCGAGGCCATGGTGCGGTACCGGGCCCGGCTGATGAAGCGCGAGGCGAGCTTCTTCTCCCGTGCCGATAATCTGCGACAGTATTTGGAAATCCTGGAAAAGCGTCTGGGCAGCCTGTCCAACCGCCTCAGCGCGAGCGCGGGCGACATGAGCCAGATGAGCGCGGACGAGAGACGGGGCGTTGTCACCAAGACCTCATGGTGGAACGTCGACGACATCTTTTTCGAAGCCCGCGGATACAGCTGGGCGGCAATCCACGTCCTCAAAGCCATCGAATTCGATTTTCGCGACATCCTCGGCAACAAGACTGCGTTGGTTTCGCTGCAGTCGATCATCCACGAGCTGGAGGACGGTCAGGCGCCGTTTCTGAGCCCGATCATCCTGAACGGCGACGGTTTCGGCATCTTCGCCAATTATTCGCTGACCCTGGCCAATTACATTGCCCGCGCCAACGCGGCGACGATCGATCTGCGCAATCTGCTCCAGCAAGGCTGA
- the xerC gene encoding tyrosine recombinase XerC encodes MEPESLEQLDDYLARLARRGSRHTHAAYRRDLRAFQAYCESANVARWTDVDGARIRAYVGIRHHDDNLSARSLQRGLSAIRGFFDDLLKKRILEANPARGVRPPKSGRRLPRLLDVDAIAGLLDAPADDGLETRDRAMWELFYSSGLRLSELVGLDVADVDFAAGSVFVRKGKGGKARYVPVGAKALEAIGVWLEVRRPRTGAVQPALFLSRQGRRIAPRTVEMRLERWRSKLKLSERVHPHMLRHSFASHMLEASSDLRAVQELLGHATLATTQIYTHVDFQRLAAVYDQAHPRARRDRAGKA; translated from the coding sequence GTGGAGCCGGAGTCCCTCGAGCAGCTCGACGACTACCTGGCCCGGTTGGCGCGCCGGGGTTCCAGACACACACATGCGGCCTACCGGCGGGACCTCCGCGCCTTCCAGGCCTACTGCGAGTCGGCGAATGTCGCTCGCTGGACGGACGTCGACGGGGCCAGGATCAGGGCCTACGTCGGCATCAGACATCATGATGACAACTTGTCGGCCCGAAGCCTCCAGCGCGGCCTTTCCGCCATTCGCGGATTTTTCGACGATCTGCTGAAAAAACGGATATTGGAGGCCAACCCGGCGCGCGGCGTGCGTCCGCCCAAGAGCGGGCGCCGGCTGCCGCGCCTGCTCGACGTGGACGCGATCGCCGGGCTGCTCGATGCGCCGGCCGACGACGGGTTGGAAACCCGCGACAGGGCGATGTGGGAGCTGTTTTATTCCTCCGGCCTGCGCTTGAGCGAACTGGTTGGGCTGGATGTCGCCGACGTCGATTTCGCCGCCGGCAGCGTGTTCGTCCGCAAGGGCAAGGGCGGCAAGGCGCGCTACGTGCCGGTCGGTGCCAAAGCGCTCGAGGCCATCGGGGTATGGCTGGAGGTTCGCCGCCCGCGGACCGGCGCGGTGCAGCCGGCGCTGTTTCTCAGCCGGCAGGGCAGGCGCATCGCGCCGCGCACCGTCGAAATGCGGCTGGAACGCTGGCGCAGCAAGCTGAAGCTGTCCGAGAGGGTCCATCCCCACATGCTGCGGCATTCCTTCGCCAGTCACATGCTGGAAGCCAGCAGCGATCTCCGGGCCGTGCAGGAACTGCTCGGCCATGCCACGCTGGCCACGACACAGATCTACACGCACGTCGATTTCCAGAGGCTGGCCGCCGTCTACGATCAGGCCCACCCCCGTGCACGCCGCGACCGTGCCGGGAAAGCCTGA
- a CDS encoding DUF484 family protein: protein MNFGKVKRADKDDLSASQVADYLWKHPEFFHDQLDLLEAMHLPHPCGEAVSLVARQIELLRGQNRKQQGQLNDILRIARENDALFVRFHRLTLSLLDAASVGDMLAGLKWSLHEGFQADFVSVRVFRTVSHPAVGDLHVMPDPAVSILLEPLLASCEPVCGSPPEPLLEFLFGADAPEVASCALVPLCHAGIKGLLAIGSLDAGRFSPDMGNLFLVQMGEVVAARLVALIDRER, encoded by the coding sequence ATGAATTTCGGTAAGGTGAAGCGCGCGGACAAAGACGATCTGTCGGCATCCCAAGTGGCGGACTATCTGTGGAAGCACCCCGAGTTTTTCCACGATCAGCTCGATCTGCTGGAAGCCATGCATTTGCCCCACCCCTGCGGTGAGGCGGTTTCGCTGGTAGCGCGGCAGATCGAGCTGCTGCGCGGCCAGAACCGGAAGCAGCAGGGACAGTTGAACGACATACTCCGGATCGCCCGCGAGAACGATGCCTTGTTCGTCCGTTTTCACCGGCTCACGCTGAGTCTGCTCGATGCCGCTTCGGTGGGTGACATGCTGGCGGGTCTGAAGTGGAGCCTGCACGAGGGGTTCCAGGCCGACTTCGTCTCCGTCAGGGTTTTTCGCACCGTCTCGCATCCTGCGGTAGGCGATCTGCACGTAATGCCGGATCCGGCCGTGAGCATCCTGCTGGAACCCCTTTTGGCCTCCTGCGAACCGGTGTGCGGTTCGCCGCCCGAGCCGTTGCTGGAGTTTCTATTCGGCGCCGATGCTCCCGAGGTGGCGTCCTGCGCCCTGGTGCCGCTTTGCCATGCCGGGATCAAGGGGCTGTTGGCGATAGGCAGCCTGGACGCAGGCCGCTTCAGCCCGGACATGGGCAATCTGTTCCTGGTGCAGATGGGCGAAGTCGTTGCCGCCCGCCTCGTTGCCCTGATCGACCGCGAGCGCTGA